From Candidatus Bathyarchaeota archaeon:
GATAAAAAATATTATCCGAAAATAGTTACTGCTGGAGATTCAGTTCCATACTATACTAATTCAACTCATCTTCCAGTAGAGTATACAGATGATTTATGGTTTGCTTTAAAACATCAAGAAGATTTACAAGTTAAATATACAGGAGGAACAGTTTTTCATGCTTTTCTAGGTGAATCACCAACAAGCGAGGAAGTGAGAATTCTTGTTAAAAAAATCGCTGAAAACTTTAGAATCCCATACTACACTATAACTCCCACCTTCTCTATATGCCCAAATCATGGTTACTTAAAAGGCGAAAAACCAAAATGTCAAATTTGCAACGCTCCTTCAGAAGTATACTCTAGAGTCGTTGGTTATTTAAGGCCTGTTAAAGATTGGAATGCAGGTAAACAAGAAGAATTCAAAGAAAGAAAAGAATATAAAATCACGCTATGATTATAAAAGGTTTACAAAAATTTACTTTAATAGATTATCCTGGAAAATTAGCATGCACCATATTTACTTTTGGATGCAACTTTAGATGCCCATACTGCCAAAACCCAGAATTAATAATTGATGATGGAAGGCCGTCTATAAGCAAGGCTTGGATCCTAAATTTTCTTTATCAAAGGAGAGATTTTCTTAATGGCGTATGCATAACAGGTGGCGAACCAACAATTCATCCAGAGCTTCTAGAATTTATTAGGGAATTAAAAAGGTTAGGGTATAATGTTAAAGTAGATACCAATGGGTTTAACCCTGAATTAATAAATCAAATGTTACAAAGTAAACTTGTGAATTTTATCGCTATGGATGTTAAAGCGCCTTTAGAAAAGTATAATGAAGTTGTTAAAGTTGATGTGAAAAAAGATTCAATTAGAGAATCAATAAAGATAATTATGGAGAAAGCCTCAGAATACGAGTTTAGATTGACAGCAGTTCCAGGTTTAATAAATGAAGAAGATTTGCATAAAATAGGAGAAATTGTTGAAGGCGCTGAAAAAATGTATATTCAACAATTTAGAGCTGAAAAAACTCTTGATGAACGTTTTAAAGGAATAAAACCATTCACTAAAGAAAAATTATTAAAGTTTAGAGACATTCTAAAGGATTATGTAAATTTCTGTGATGTTAGAGGAGTTTAAAACGATTCACGATCACTAATGTATTGTTACTTCATTTTTTATTTTTCATGTTTTACTTCTATGAAGTGTGTAGCGCATGATATGCAAGGATCGTAGCTTCTAACTAAGGTTTCTAAACGCCATAAAGCCTGTTCTTTATTACTGCTTGTTAATTCAACGAGTTGAGCTTCAGCCATAGATTTAAGATCCGTTTCAATTACAGGAGCGTTTTGGGTTGTTGGAGTGATTACATTCGCGTTAACAATAATGCCATCATCATTCGTTTCGTAATGATGAATTAAAATGCCTCGAGGCGCCTCCACTATTCCCACGCCTATACCTTTTCTTTCATAAACTTGGGTTCTAACTTTATCAGAAGTTAAGTTTTCATCGTTTAATATTTCATTAATCTTTTCCAAAGCATTAATTAATTCAACTAGTCTAGCAGCATTATAAGCCATTAGGTTTGAAGAAGGTTTTCCAAAAAGATTTTTAAATGTTTCAAAGTAACTTTGAGTTTTTTCTTTCTCGATACTTTCAGCTACATTAAGTCTGGCTAATGGACCTACTCGATATAAACCTTTTGGAAAACCAAGCTTCTTTAAGTATGGAAGTTTAACATAAGAATACTTTGAAACTTTTTCAGCAATATAATCCAAATACTCTTCAGCT
This genomic window contains:
- a CDS encoding anaerobic ribonucleoside-triphosphate reductase activating protein, which gives rise to MIIKGLQKFTLIDYPGKLACTIFTFGCNFRCPYCQNPELIIDDGRPSISKAWILNFLYQRRDFLNGVCITGGEPTIHPELLEFIRELKRLGYNVKVDTNGFNPELINQMLQSKLVNFIAMDVKAPLEKYNEVVKVDVKKDSIRESIKIIMEKASEYEFRLTAVPGLINEEDLHKIGEIVEGAEKMYIQQFRAEKTLDERFKGIKPFTKEKLLKFRDILKDYVNFCDVRGV